A stretch of DNA from Panulirus ornatus isolate Po-2019 chromosome 14, ASM3632096v1, whole genome shotgun sequence:
GGGTGGCGTGGAAAGGTTGTGAGGGAGCAGAGTTGTGGGAAGGGAGTGgtgaggttgtagggaggaggatggCGGCGTGGAAGGGGTTGTAGCATGAGAGGTTACTGTGGGTTAAGGCAGAGGGGAACTGGTAAGGAGAGTATCGGGAGCGGGGTGAGTGGAAGTGTGCGAGTTTATAGCTAGAGGTagagcagggcagggcaggggtgaggtgaggtacgAGATATTTTGAGTGTGTGAGGCTGAGTGGATGACATAAGACATGAACATTCTCTGccgcccacccacctacccagccTCCCAGAGTAAAATTAGAGTGTGTGAGCATTGCTGCGTTTAGGGTAGGGCTCTGGCCTGATCACATCCTCCTGCACTCTAACACTGGACTTGAAATTTCCACTCAGTCGCTGAAGGTTATTTCCAGTCACCTACAAGGAGGGATGTTTGTTTTTAGGTGTAATGCTATGTGCCATGGAAatgaaataatattatatatatatatatatatatatatatatatatatatatatatatatatatatatatatatatatatattttttttttttttttctttgtcgctgtctcccgcgtttgcgaggtagcgcaaggaaacagacgaaagaaatggcccaacccacccccatacacatgtatatacatacgtccacacacgcaaatatacatacctacacagctttccatggtttaccccagacgcttcacatgccctgattcaatccactgacagctcgtcaaccccggtataccacatcgctccaattcactctattccttgccctcctttcaccctcctgcatgttcaggccccgatcacacaaaatctttttcactccatctttccacctccaatttggtctcccacttctcctcgtaccctccacctccgacacatatatcctcttggtcaatctttcctcactcattctctccatgtgcccaaaccatttcaaaacaccctcttctgctctctcaaccacgctccttttatttccacacatctctcttacccttacgttacttactcgatcaaaccacctcacaccacacattgtcctcaaacatctcatttccagcacatccatcctccagcgcacaactctatccatagcccacgcctcgcaaccatacaacattgttggaaccactattccttcaaacatacccatttttgctttccgagataatgttctcgacttccacacattcttcaaggctcccaggattttcgccccctcccccaccctatgatccacttccgcttccatggttccatccgctgccagatccactcctagatatctaaaacactttacttcctccagtttttctacattcaaacttacctcccaattgacttgaccctcaaccctactgtacctaacaaccttgctcttattcacatttactcttaactttcttctttcacacactttaccaaactcagtcaccagcttctgcagtttctcacattcttGAATACTGATATGAAAAGGTACTATATCCTCAGAGGCATTTGTCACTGTTGGGAGGCAACTTTCGGTGCACAGTTAGACTGGTGTCAATATCAGTCATACTGCAGGACTGAGAGGCAACCTTAGTTACCTTCCACGGCTCAGAATTGTTGGTAACCTGGTCACACTGGTTGGTGTTACTCTATCAACATGATCACCTTCCTCTTGGGTTGTGGTATGATAACGGGGGTGATTGTCATGCCAGTTATTTGCTTAATCAGTATAAACTCCACCACGTATTTGctcgggaggaaaaaaaaaatcatccctggTAAACTCTTTATGACAACTTGGTAAAAGTCGACGTGGTGGTATCTGAGTGAAGTAATTAATTCTCATATTCCTGACATGAGATAATCCAGTGTTTATGTGAAAGTCCTTATTTCCCAGAAACTCAGCCCAAATCTGACCTGGTGTTTAGTAAATCTCTTGACTCCTTGATTTCACCCAACCTGGTGTTTATGAAGAGTCTGCAGTGTCTCTGATTTGACCAATGTTGACCTGGTGTTTATGTTGCAGTCGTGCCATCATGCAGTACCTAATGAACAAGTATGCTACAGAGGGCACACAATACCTCTATCCAAAGGAACCGGAGGAGCGAGCAAAGGTTGACCGCATGTTGTTCTTCGACATGGGCACACTCTACCATGCTATAAAGGAATATTTCGTGAGTACTACCACCACTTGTTGCTTTCCTTTCCCTTCTCTGTAACTTAAGCCATTTTagattatttttcattaaaaaactTGAATGAGTAATTGATATATGTGAAAAAGCACTATGAGGAAGAGGTAAAAGTTCCAGAATTATATAGAGTTTAATTTGGTATGGAATCCAGCTGTATATTTAAAATCACTCTTGTGGATATAGGTAATATGATTGGTTCTTGTAATGAGATAACGATGATTCTGTATACAAAAGTATTAGTATCGAGCCACGAAAAGATGGGGTTAATCAGTACGCATTAAGGCTTGAATCACTGAGACCAAAATGCTGGAAGATTTAGAGAAGTTGGAGGTGTTTTTGTGGAGGTTACAATGCAATATAACACGATTAACTTCATCTCGAGTGTCGGGTACACCAAGAAAATTCTTCCGTAGCAGACTGTTAGGGAGAACTCGACACAGATTTAGAGGAAGCATCTAAGCATTTGTGGTATGGACCAGAATTTTGCTGTGAACTGGTTTATCATGAATTTCAGTATGATGGTTAAAGGAAGTGCCATAATGAGCTGATGATCACTATAGAAACCCGAGTGCTAACGTGGGGCCTATGGGACCTTCTtagaagagaatgaagaaaacGGCATTTGATAAGGACCAGacaaacacataaatatacaGCACAAACAAGGCTGAATTGGACTGAACCTACATACAACAATGTACAACTCAAGTCAGGAATTCAAAGCACCCTTGAATGCAGAAGGATGTCATGACCAATTTTATCTTGCAGTATGCATTAGCCAGTGAATGGTTGACCACCATTATTATTAAGGAGTGGATCCGAAGTTTTCACACTACCAGTTATCATGtatgaaagtatgaaaaatattggCATCAAAGATGTCAAACTATCAATTATCCTGAGTAACACACCCACCTATCCATGATGGGAAATAACCACCGAGTATGGTTGCAGTAAGATGCTATTTCTCTTGCACATGAATTAGGAGATAAACAGGGCACTATGTACACATAAAAGGAGAATTTTATGGAGCTTGCCTGTCTGTCAATACAGATAAGGATACTAATGCAGAACAGACATATATTGACTTTACACCATTCTACTTGTCAAACCATTCCACTTGCAGGCTGTTTTCATCCATGTAGTGAACAGATATGATGAGCATCCCATCTTTACCCTTGCAGTTGCATGGCAGAAACTTTTGGGTATGGGCTTAAGTGAAAAAGAGGATGAACCTTCCTTCCTCAGTTGTGTATTTCTTGATTTCTTGGGCTACCTAAACTTGGGAGGAGTGGGCTGCAAAAAATATTTCTGTATAAGAAGTAGGGATTACAAACTTGAATACCACCTGTCGACTGAAAAGAAGATTGTAAAACAGGTCTTGTCGGATgtacttggaggaagaggaaacaaaaaTGTGTGAAACAGGTCTTTTTGGATGTACTTGGAGGAAGAGTAAACAAAAATGTGCAAAAGAAAATAATGGCAATACTTTAGTGACTAAATGCACATATTTCTGTGCATACAGCTCTCTTGCAGTGAGATGGTTAGGGCCCACAGagacccaaaacatccacatCCAATGATTAACCTTTGCATGTCACATGACATGCCTTCCACATCTCATCATTCTTCCACATTCTACAACAATCAACCagcatcactgtcattatcagaAAGCAAAGGTACATCTTAAAGAAAGAAGCTAGTAAAACAATTGGTTATATATTCAATTACTCTTGTGCCCTGTGAGTTGTATGGTGGTCCATATTAAATTGTACTGTCAACAGCAGGCTATATAATTCAAATAATGTTTCATGTTACAGTGCAGTATAGTCTTGAGTGCATGTGAGTATGTGACTACTGTTGAAAGAAACTAATCATTTAGTGTAGTATGTAACAAATTTAAGTAGTTCTGAGTAGATCATAGTGCTTTTGCCAaggtattttttttaaaaataccCCAGTTGGATTGTTGTCACATCTGTTGATAAGTATATTGCAGTGCTGGGGTTCAGTAAATAAACATTTGTTATTTGCACTGTCAATACACTGTATAGTACAAGCACAGAACAATACTGTGTATTCGTTTGTGAGGTTTGGTATATGAtgttctaaataaaaaaaaatctttggtgTTTGACTTAAAAGTCTCAGCATGAAAGAGGGGAGTCACTCTCATATATTCCATTATACCAGTTTTGCTGTGTAGACAAATTCAATCCCCTGATATTTAAATGTTTATTGTAGATTGAATTACAGAAAACGGTCAGAAGTTTTGTCTCCCCACAAACCTTAAATCTTTTACTGTCATTTACCATGTGTAAAGTTGCTTATAAGTGAGTTCTTCCAGGGTCCTAAGATCCACCAAGGAATGCCACCAGACCAAGAAAAAGAGAACCTTCTGAAAACCAGCCTCGACTATTTAGACCATTTTCTGGAGATTGGAGGTGTTCCTTACCTGTGTGGTGAGAGAATTACCATTGCTGATATTGCTATCCTGGCTTCCATCACTGAACTTGATGCACTGAACTATAGTTACAAGTGCTATGGTGAACTGTTCAGGTGGTCTGAAAGAGTAAAGGTGAGTTGAATGAATGGGCAGAAGATGGGTGGCTGAATGTATAGGTAAAAGATGGAGTAGCTGAATGTATAGGCTTTAGGTTACCATGAGCCCCAGTTCAAGATGGATTTAGGACTAACATAAAAGCATAACAGCTTTAAAGAAGAGTCTGAAGGTATCTGTCTCTTAAAAAAGCATTAGTTCATTGACTCTTTGCAGGGAGATTAGCCAACTTAAAGAGAATGAAAACCATTAATTCTAACAGTAAAAACTACTCATCATGGTTCAAACTGATCAGTGAAACAAGTACAGTTGTGAGGTATATAAGGTAGGAGCAAGACGTCTTTGAAGGAAACTAAAGGATATACTGAAGATGATGTCTTTCTTGGCAACTTTTTTAGGACAAAATATAAATTATATCCGACATAAgatcttttttccttttgaattcaagagtttttctatttctattaCCATTAGGTCCATTTGCATTAACATGGAATGGGTCAGTCCACACAGAATCACTATTCACTAAGAAATACCATTACCTAACTTCCGGGTTAATTTAAGGGAAAAATCTTCTAAATTATTAGAGTGACTCGTGTAATTATTAAGTGTGCAAACAAAATTCAGTATTTTAGTAAAACATACAACTCCATTCAGTGTTCCTCCTCTTCACTGTAACGGTATGGCACATATTACACAAAGTTACAGAAGGTATGCAATTCCCATAGGAATAGATTTGCATTCTGAGTCCAACCCTGCATCTTTTCTCATTTTCAGTTTGTGGATTTCACTTTTTAAtgtataagtcaattgggaggtgagtttgaatggagaaaaactggaggaagtgaagtgttttagatatctgggagtggatctggcagcggatggaaccatggaagcggaagtggatcatagggtgggggagggggcgaaaattctgggggccttgaagaatgtgtggaagtcgagaacattatctcggaaagcaaaaatgggtatgtttgaaggaatagtggttccaacaatgttgtatggttgcgaggggtgggctatggatagagttgtgcgcaggaggatggatgtgctggaaatgagatgtttgaggacaatgtgtggtgtgaggtggtttgatcgagtgagtaacgtaagggttagagagatgtgtggaaataaaaagagcgtggttgagagagcagaagagggtgttttgaagtggtttgggcacatggagaggatgagtggggaaagattgaccaagaggatatatgtgtcggaggtggagggagcaaggagaagagggagaccaaattggaggtggaaagatggagtgaaaaagattttgtgtgatcggggcctgaacatgcaggagggtgaaaggagggcaaggaatagagtgaattggagcgatgtggtataccggggttgacgtgctgtcagtggattgaatcaaggcatgtgaagcgtctggggtaaaccatggaaagctgtgtaggtatgtatatttgcgtgtgtggacgtatgtatatacatgtgtatgggggggggttgggccatttctttcgtctgtttccttgcgctacctcgcaaacgcgggagacagcgacaaagtataaaaaaaaaaaaaaaaaaatctatctaacTATTGATGCCATTGTACAGTTGAATGATATATTCAACTAACATTTACGCTCTAATACTGAAATCTAATTGACTGTACACTGATGTAATTCTGTTAGTGACATAAGATTTTTCTTGTCATCTTAACTGTGAACAAGTACAGTCTTTTCTAATATTGCATACTGTGCCTTAACCATTAGTACAGTTTTCTTCCAACTAGgttgtcaaaagaaaaaaattttcctttatcatatcttctctttcttttttcttttttatagttaAGTTCTTGTAACCAAACCTGTTTTCCATAGGAGGGCATCCCATGCTACAAGGAGTGCTGTATTGAAGGTGTGGAGATGACCCGAGCAAGAGTCAAGCAACTGGAAGATGATCTTAAGAAGCAGATGGAAAAAGAACGTAAGGCATCTATCACAAAGAAATAGGGAGTAATAGTATAGTCTGAAATGAcaaggccccctttttttttttctcttatagaAATTGTTAGTTATTTTCATAGGTTCTATTTATTGAATAATATGGTGATAACTATTCTTTAAATATAAACAGCAATGGTTATTATTACCTCCAAAAAATAGTCCAATGAAATGTAACCAATAGAAACTGAGGATCAGAGTACAGAATCTTCATCTAAGAAACCACAGATGATAGCACAAGGATTTTCACCACTGGAGAGACGTAGATCATAGCTCAAACCTTTCAATG
This window harbors:
- the LOC139753145 gene encoding glutathione S-transferase 1-1-like isoform X1, yielding MAWLSAEFYFYKGSAPCRSVWMTLKLLNCEFEEKHVDLLKAENKRPWFIRLNPQHTVPTLNDQGLVLWESRAIMQYLMNKYATEGTQYLYPKEPEERAKVDRMLFFDMGTLYHAIKEYFGPKIHQGMPPDQEKENLLKTSLDYLDHFLEIGGVPYLCGERITIADIAILASITELDALNYSYKCYGELFRWSERVKEGIPCYKECCIEGVEMTRARVKQLEDDLKKQMEKERKASITKK
- the LOC139753145 gene encoding glutathione S-transferase 1-like isoform X2; this encodes MAWLSAEFYFYKGSAPCRSVWMTLKLLNCEFEEKHVDLLKAENKRPWFIRMNPQHTVPTFNDHSFILWESRAIMQYLMNKYATEGTQYLYPKEPEERAKVDRMLFFDMGTLYHAIKEYFGPKIHQGMPPDQEKENLLKTSLDYLDHFLEIGGVPYLCGERITIADIAILASITELDALNYSYKCYGELFRWSERVKEGIPCYKECCIEGVEMTRARVKQLEDDLKKQMEKERKASITKK